A region of Culicoides brevitarsis isolate CSIRO-B50_1 chromosome 1, AGI_CSIRO_Cbre_v1, whole genome shotgun sequence DNA encodes the following proteins:
- the LOC134830493 gene encoding sodium/hydrogen exchanger 7 isoform X1: MGIKLRKMRLSLAFITIFLIFGVCINAEKTDIELDAKATKLHQIDSLNLLVYTVLIALTVLTTWLFKHHRVAWLHETGLAVIYGLIVGAIIRYAGTTTPVVHLKVIPETEAPKYNLSIPPDTLWFDFPGRTQAQVVNNEGPKQNKTYAYTFRSQVVGIEENEIDFKATFDPEIFFNIILPPIIFHAGYSLKRKYFFRNLGAIFTYAIVGTTLSAFLIGGLMYGVVQIMPERLSSSFTFLDTLYFGALISPTDPLTILAIFSDMHVDVNLYALVFGESVLNDAVAIVLSGSIQNYGEHYSTTGDFESHAFIKALGDFFGVFFFSLIIGATMGCCTALMTKFTKVKDFPLLESALFVLMSYSTFLIAEAAELTGVVAVLFCGICQAHYTYNNLSPDSRARTKQIFELLNFLAENFIFSYIGVSMFTFPKHHFDMLFTVSGFLCALIGRAVNIYPLSWLLNLGRKPAIPFNYQHMLFFAGLRGAMSFALAIRNTVSDARQTMLTTTSLIVIITVIVQGGASSYLLNLLKIPHGVDEEQEQLNNYQGVRSVYNTMENTNGDPQSAEAGVTTPGGTPHNNEKAVLARVWGSFDSKYMKPFLTHSRPTLLDTLPVFLTPIGRLLTTTEQLNQDPSVRRTGDSDSDLCINESMSRSESGNVRRNSVGRVSIRLVSDDKNTFLASYKNRE, translated from the exons ATGGgaataaaattacgaaaaatgcgATTGTCGCTTGCATTCATCACGATATTTCTCATATTTGGAGTTTGCATCAATGCAGAAAAGACAGACATTGAATTAGAtgcaaaagcaacaaaattaCATCAGATTGATTCATTG aatctTTTGGTTTACACAGTCCTGATTGCGTTAACAGTACTTACAACTTGGCTTTTTAAACATCATCGAGTTGCTTGGTTACACGAGACAGGACTTGCTGTCATTTATG GTTTGATTGTTGGAGCGATTATCCGATATGCGGGCACGACAACTCCTGTGGttcatttaaaagttattcCTGAAACGGAAGCTCCCAAATATAATTTGAGTATTCCTCCTGATACGCTTTGGTTCGATTTTCCGGGAAGAACACAAGCACAAGTTGTCAATAATGAAGGaccaaagcaaaataaaacgtATGCGTATACGTTCAGAAGTCAAGTTGTTGGCATTGAAGAGAATGAAATTGATTTCAAGGCAACATTTGATCCCGAAATCttcttcaatataattttgccGCCCATTATATTTCATGCGGGATACAGTTTGAAacgaaaatacttttttcgcaatttgggagcaatttttacatatgcCATCGTTGGAACAACATTATCAGCTTTCCTTATCGGAGGCTTAATGTACGGAGTTGTTCAAATAATGCCTGAACGTTTAAGTAGCAGCTTTACTTTTTTGGATACCTTATATTTTGGAGCTTTAATTTCGCCAACAGATCCGCTTACGATCCTTGCAATCTTTAGCGATATGCATGTCGATGTTAACTTATATGCATTAGTATTCGGCGAAAGTGTATTAAATGACGCAGTAGCTATTGTCTTATCAGGATCAATACAAAATTATGGCGAACATTATTCAACAACGGGCGATTTTGAGTCACATGCTTTCATAAAAGCACTCGGCGATTTCTTTGGCgtgtttttcttttcacttATTATTGGAGCAACGATGGGATGTTGCACAGCTCTCATgacaaaattcacaaaagtcAAGGATTTCCCGTTACTTGAATCAGCATTATTTGTTTTGATGTCATACAGTACTTTCTTAATTGCAGAAGCTGCTGAACTAACGGGCGTTGTTGCTGTATTATTTTGCGGAATTTGTCAAGCTCATTACACTTACAACAATTTGTCGCCCGATTCAAGAGCacgaacaaaacaaattttcgagttGCTTAATTTCCTCGcggaaaatttcatcttttccTACATTGGAGTGTCGATGTTTACTTTTCCGAAACATCATTTTGACATGTTGTTTACCGTTTCTGGATTT ttatgcGCATTAATTGGTCGGGCTGTTAACATCTATCCGCTTTCATGGCTTCTTAATTTAGGAAGAAAGCCTGCAATTCCGTTTAATTATCAACATATGCTCTTTTTCGCGGGACTCAGAGGAGCAATGTCATTCGCATTGGCAATCAGAAATACCGTATCGGATGCACGACAAACAATGTTAACAACAACTTCACTCATAGTCATCATTACAGTAATTGTTCAAGGAGGAGCTTCGTCGTATTTATTGAATCTACTGAAGATacc ACACGGAGTAGATGAAGAACAAGAACAATTGAACAATTATCAAGGAGTTCGAAGC gTATACAACACGATGGAAAATACAAATGGG gATCCTCAAAGTGCAGAAGCAGGAGTAACAACACCCGGAGGAACGCCtcacaacaacgaaaaagcAGTTTTAGCTCGTGTTTGGGGTAGTTTTGATTCAAA gtaTATGAAACCCTTTTTAACACACTCGAGACCTACTTTATTGGATACTCTTCCCGTATTTCTTACTCCAATTGGGAGACTTCTAACAACCACAGAACAGCTAAATCaa gATCCATCAGTTCGTCGAACAGGGGATTCTGACTCGGATCTTTGTATAAATGAGTCAATGTCACGCAGTGAAAGCGGAAATGTAAGGAGAAATTCAGTTGGAAGAGTAAGTATACGTTTAGTTTCTGAcgataaaaatacatttttagctAGTTATAAGAATCGCGagtaa
- the LOC134830493 gene encoding sodium/hydrogen exchanger 7 isoform X2, with amino-acid sequence MGIKLRKMRLSLAFITIFLIFGVCINAEKTDIELDAKATKLHQIDSLNLLVYTVLIALTVLTTWLFKHHRVAWLHETGLAVIYGLIVGAIIRYAGTTTPVVHLKVIPETEAPKYNLSIPPDTLWFDFPGRTQAQVVNNEGPKQNKTYAYTFRSQVVGIEENEIDFKATFDPEIFFNIILPPIIFHAGYSLKRKYFFRNLGAIFTYAIVGTTLSAFLIGGLMYGVVQIMPERLSSSFTFLDTLYFGALISPTDPLTILAIFSDMHVDVNLYALVFGESVLNDAVAIVLSGSIQNYGEHYSTTGDFESHAFIKALGDFFGVFFFSLIIGATMGCCTALMTKFTKVKDFPLLESALFVLMSYSTFLIAEAAELTGVVAVLFCGICQAHYTYNNLSPDSRARTKQIFELLNFLAENFIFSYIGVSMFTFPKHHFDMLFTVSGFLCALIGRAVNIYPLSWLLNLGRKPAIPFNYQHMLFFAGLRGAMSFALAIRNTVSDARQTMLTTTSLIVIITVIVQGGASSYLLNLLKIPHGVDEEQEQLNNYQGVRSVYNTMENTNGDPQSAEAGVTTPGGTPHNNEKAVLARVWGSFDSKYMKPFLTHSRPTLLDTLPVFLTPIGRLLTTTEQLNQDPSVRRTGDSDSDLCINESMSRSESGNVRRNSVGRHYIEDPDNPFA; translated from the exons ATGGgaataaaattacgaaaaatgcgATTGTCGCTTGCATTCATCACGATATTTCTCATATTTGGAGTTTGCATCAATGCAGAAAAGACAGACATTGAATTAGAtgcaaaagcaacaaaattaCATCAGATTGATTCATTG aatctTTTGGTTTACACAGTCCTGATTGCGTTAACAGTACTTACAACTTGGCTTTTTAAACATCATCGAGTTGCTTGGTTACACGAGACAGGACTTGCTGTCATTTATG GTTTGATTGTTGGAGCGATTATCCGATATGCGGGCACGACAACTCCTGTGGttcatttaaaagttattcCTGAAACGGAAGCTCCCAAATATAATTTGAGTATTCCTCCTGATACGCTTTGGTTCGATTTTCCGGGAAGAACACAAGCACAAGTTGTCAATAATGAAGGaccaaagcaaaataaaacgtATGCGTATACGTTCAGAAGTCAAGTTGTTGGCATTGAAGAGAATGAAATTGATTTCAAGGCAACATTTGATCCCGAAATCttcttcaatataattttgccGCCCATTATATTTCATGCGGGATACAGTTTGAAacgaaaatacttttttcgcaatttgggagcaatttttacatatgcCATCGTTGGAACAACATTATCAGCTTTCCTTATCGGAGGCTTAATGTACGGAGTTGTTCAAATAATGCCTGAACGTTTAAGTAGCAGCTTTACTTTTTTGGATACCTTATATTTTGGAGCTTTAATTTCGCCAACAGATCCGCTTACGATCCTTGCAATCTTTAGCGATATGCATGTCGATGTTAACTTATATGCATTAGTATTCGGCGAAAGTGTATTAAATGACGCAGTAGCTATTGTCTTATCAGGATCAATACAAAATTATGGCGAACATTATTCAACAACGGGCGATTTTGAGTCACATGCTTTCATAAAAGCACTCGGCGATTTCTTTGGCgtgtttttcttttcacttATTATTGGAGCAACGATGGGATGTTGCACAGCTCTCATgacaaaattcacaaaagtcAAGGATTTCCCGTTACTTGAATCAGCATTATTTGTTTTGATGTCATACAGTACTTTCTTAATTGCAGAAGCTGCTGAACTAACGGGCGTTGTTGCTGTATTATTTTGCGGAATTTGTCAAGCTCATTACACTTACAACAATTTGTCGCCCGATTCAAGAGCacgaacaaaacaaattttcgagttGCTTAATTTCCTCGcggaaaatttcatcttttccTACATTGGAGTGTCGATGTTTACTTTTCCGAAACATCATTTTGACATGTTGTTTACCGTTTCTGGATTT ttatgcGCATTAATTGGTCGGGCTGTTAACATCTATCCGCTTTCATGGCTTCTTAATTTAGGAAGAAAGCCTGCAATTCCGTTTAATTATCAACATATGCTCTTTTTCGCGGGACTCAGAGGAGCAATGTCATTCGCATTGGCAATCAGAAATACCGTATCGGATGCACGACAAACAATGTTAACAACAACTTCACTCATAGTCATCATTACAGTAATTGTTCAAGGAGGAGCTTCGTCGTATTTATTGAATCTACTGAAGATacc ACACGGAGTAGATGAAGAACAAGAACAATTGAACAATTATCAAGGAGTTCGAAGC gTATACAACACGATGGAAAATACAAATGGG gATCCTCAAAGTGCAGAAGCAGGAGTAACAACACCCGGAGGAACGCCtcacaacaacgaaaaagcAGTTTTAGCTCGTGTTTGGGGTAGTTTTGATTCAAA gtaTATGAAACCCTTTTTAACACACTCGAGACCTACTTTATTGGATACTCTTCCCGTATTTCTTACTCCAATTGGGAGACTTCTAACAACCACAGAACAGCTAAATCaa gATCCATCAGTTCGTCGAACAGGGGATTCTGACTCGGATCTTTGTATAAATGAGTCAATGTCACGCAGTGAAAGCGGAAATGTAAGGAGAAATTCAGTTGGAAGA catTACATAGAAGATCCCGATAATCCTTTCGCTTGA
- the LOC134830493 gene encoding sodium/hydrogen exchanger 7 isoform X3, protein MGIKLRKMRLSLAFITIFLIFGVCINAEKTDIELDAKATKLHQIDSLNLLVYTVLIALTVLTTWLFKHHRVAWLHETGLAVIYGLIVGAIIRYAGTTTPVVHLKVIPETEAPKYNLSIPPDTLWFDFPGRTQAQVVNNEGPKQNKTYAYTFRSQVVGIEENEIDFKATFDPEIFFNIILPPIIFHAGYSLKRKYFFRNLGAIFTYAIVGTTLSAFLIGGLMYGVVQIMPERLSSSFTFLDTLYFGALISPTDPLTILAIFSDMHVDVNLYALVFGESVLNDAVAIVLSGSIQNYGEHYSTTGDFESHAFIKALGDFFGVFFFSLIIGATMGCCTALMTKFTKVKDFPLLESALFVLMSYSTFLIAEAAELTGVVAVLFCGICQAHYTYNNLSPDSRARTKQIFELLNFLAENFIFSYIGVSMFTFPKHHFDMLFTVSGFLCALIGRAVNIYPLSWLLNLGRKPAIPFNYQHMLFFAGLRGAMSFALAIRNTVSDARQTMLTTTSLIVIITVIVQGGASSYLLNLLKIPHGVDEEQEQLNNYQGVRSDPQSAEAGVTTPGGTPHNNEKAVLARVWGSFDSKYMKPFLTHSRPTLLDTLPVFLTPIGRLLTTTEQLNQDPSVRRTGDSDSDLCINESMSRSESGNVRRNSVGRVSIRLVSDDKNTFLASYKNRE, encoded by the exons ATGGgaataaaattacgaaaaatgcgATTGTCGCTTGCATTCATCACGATATTTCTCATATTTGGAGTTTGCATCAATGCAGAAAAGACAGACATTGAATTAGAtgcaaaagcaacaaaattaCATCAGATTGATTCATTG aatctTTTGGTTTACACAGTCCTGATTGCGTTAACAGTACTTACAACTTGGCTTTTTAAACATCATCGAGTTGCTTGGTTACACGAGACAGGACTTGCTGTCATTTATG GTTTGATTGTTGGAGCGATTATCCGATATGCGGGCACGACAACTCCTGTGGttcatttaaaagttattcCTGAAACGGAAGCTCCCAAATATAATTTGAGTATTCCTCCTGATACGCTTTGGTTCGATTTTCCGGGAAGAACACAAGCACAAGTTGTCAATAATGAAGGaccaaagcaaaataaaacgtATGCGTATACGTTCAGAAGTCAAGTTGTTGGCATTGAAGAGAATGAAATTGATTTCAAGGCAACATTTGATCCCGAAATCttcttcaatataattttgccGCCCATTATATTTCATGCGGGATACAGTTTGAAacgaaaatacttttttcgcaatttgggagcaatttttacatatgcCATCGTTGGAACAACATTATCAGCTTTCCTTATCGGAGGCTTAATGTACGGAGTTGTTCAAATAATGCCTGAACGTTTAAGTAGCAGCTTTACTTTTTTGGATACCTTATATTTTGGAGCTTTAATTTCGCCAACAGATCCGCTTACGATCCTTGCAATCTTTAGCGATATGCATGTCGATGTTAACTTATATGCATTAGTATTCGGCGAAAGTGTATTAAATGACGCAGTAGCTATTGTCTTATCAGGATCAATACAAAATTATGGCGAACATTATTCAACAACGGGCGATTTTGAGTCACATGCTTTCATAAAAGCACTCGGCGATTTCTTTGGCgtgtttttcttttcacttATTATTGGAGCAACGATGGGATGTTGCACAGCTCTCATgacaaaattcacaaaagtcAAGGATTTCCCGTTACTTGAATCAGCATTATTTGTTTTGATGTCATACAGTACTTTCTTAATTGCAGAAGCTGCTGAACTAACGGGCGTTGTTGCTGTATTATTTTGCGGAATTTGTCAAGCTCATTACACTTACAACAATTTGTCGCCCGATTCAAGAGCacgaacaaaacaaattttcgagttGCTTAATTTCCTCGcggaaaatttcatcttttccTACATTGGAGTGTCGATGTTTACTTTTCCGAAACATCATTTTGACATGTTGTTTACCGTTTCTGGATTT ttatgcGCATTAATTGGTCGGGCTGTTAACATCTATCCGCTTTCATGGCTTCTTAATTTAGGAAGAAAGCCTGCAATTCCGTTTAATTATCAACATATGCTCTTTTTCGCGGGACTCAGAGGAGCAATGTCATTCGCATTGGCAATCAGAAATACCGTATCGGATGCACGACAAACAATGTTAACAACAACTTCACTCATAGTCATCATTACAGTAATTGTTCAAGGAGGAGCTTCGTCGTATTTATTGAATCTACTGAAGATacc ACACGGAGTAGATGAAGAACAAGAACAATTGAACAATTATCAAGGAGTTCGAAGC gATCCTCAAAGTGCAGAAGCAGGAGTAACAACACCCGGAGGAACGCCtcacaacaacgaaaaagcAGTTTTAGCTCGTGTTTGGGGTAGTTTTGATTCAAA gtaTATGAAACCCTTTTTAACACACTCGAGACCTACTTTATTGGATACTCTTCCCGTATTTCTTACTCCAATTGGGAGACTTCTAACAACCACAGAACAGCTAAATCaa gATCCATCAGTTCGTCGAACAGGGGATTCTGACTCGGATCTTTGTATAAATGAGTCAATGTCACGCAGTGAAAGCGGAAATGTAAGGAGAAATTCAGTTGGAAGAGTAAGTATACGTTTAGTTTCTGAcgataaaaatacatttttagctAGTTATAAGAATCGCGagtaa
- the LOC134836107 gene encoding long-chain-fatty-acid--CoA ligase 5 isoform X1: protein MSNGTNYWENMDDCLQYVGGTVGAVTLSSIAAATAYYYATRPSPQIPLVPLEDQSPILDGPEQIHVSKFYKDSRDGKFLSYLHEDARTLYETFRKGAYDSNNGPCLGWREPVTAPYSWMTYNEALLRAKNFGSGLIALGLKPGPQTLVGIYSQNRPEWILFEQGCYCYSLALVPLYDTLGPDACSFIINKADLSIVAVEDDARINLLLDKAPRVLQKIIVIKEIKPATMQRAKNRGIDVLTFAEVEKLGALHNHPEVPPKPTDLCTICYTSGTTGDPKGVMLSHANLVAAICSVNLQFGDHKLRSTDIMLSFLPLAHMLERACENAVYYFGGAVGFFSGDIKRLADDLKALRPTVMPAVPRLLNRIYDKANSEAAKSKIKKLILSMAINSKEAELQKRIIRRNSIWDKLVFKKVQDNFGGNLRLLLTGSAPLAPNVLTFMRCALGCVVVEGYGQTECSAPCTLTVQGDHDTGHVGPPIACNAVKLVDVPEMEYYAIQQQGEICIKGTNVFLGYYKDPTKTAEAIDADGWLHTGDIGEWRRNGTLKVIDRRKHIFKLSQGEYIVPEKIENVYVRSQYIEQVFVHGESLKSCVVAIVVPDVEVVKRWANHNGIAGTLSVLCNNPDVKALILADMLELGKKSGLKSFEQVKDIYLHPDPFSVQNGLLTPTFKSRRPEIKNYFKPQLDDMYKTLD from the exons ATGAGTAACGGAACAAACTATT GGGAAAACATGGATGATTGCTTACAATATGTCGGAGGAACTGTGGGAGCTGTTACGTTATCGAGTATTGCGGCAGCAACAGCTTATTATTACGCTACAAGACCATCCCCACAAATACCGTTAGTGCCTCTTGAAGATCAATCGCCGATTTTAGAC GGTCCTGAACAAATACACGTCTCCAAGTTTTACAAAGACTCGAGAGATGGAAAATTCTTGAGTTATCTGCATGAAGATGCTCGAACCCTTTACGAAACATTTAGAAAAGGTGCTTACGATTCAAATAACGGACCATGTTTGGGTTGGAGAGAACCTGTAACAGCGCCCTATTCG tgGATGACATACAACGAAGCATTATTGCGAGCAAAGAATTTCGGATCAGGTCTCATTGCATTAGGATTGAAACCGGGCCCCCAAACTCTTGTCGgcatttattcacaaaatagACCGGAATGGATATTATTCGAGCAAGGATGTTATTGTTACTCGTTAGCGCTTGTGCCGTTATACGATACTTTGGGCCCCGATGCATGCTCGTTCATTATAAATAAGGCTGATTTAAGTATCGTTGCTGTCGAAGATGATGCACGGATAAATTTGTTGTTAGACAAAGCGCCTCGTGTGCTGCAAAAGATAATTGtaatcaaagaaattaaacCTGCGACAATGCAACGTGCGAAAAATCGCGGAATTGATGTATTGACATTTGCTGAAGTTGAAAAGTTAGGTGCGTTACACAATCATCCGGAAGTTCCCCCAAAACCAACGGATTTATGTACAATTTGTTATACATCAGGAACAACGG gcgaTCCAAAGGGAGTTATGTTATCGCATGCTAATCTCGTAGCAGCAATTTGTTCAGTTAATTTGCAATTCGGAGATCATAAACTGAGATCTACAGATATCATGTTGTCGTTCCTTCCTCTTGCGCATATGCTTGAGCGTGCATGTGAAAATGCCGTTTACTACTTTGGCGGAGCTGTGGGATTCTTTTCGGGCGATATAAAACGCCTTGCTGACGATTTAAAAGCCTTACGCCCTACTGTTATGCCTGCTGTGCCTCGATTACTGAATCGCATCTACGACAAAGCCAATTCGGAAGCCGCCAAATCTAAAATCAAAAAGCTCATTCTCAGTATGGCAATCAATTCGAAGGAAGCAGAGTTACAAAAACGCATAATTCGGCGCAACAGTATTTGGGATAAACTCGTGTTCAAAAAGGTACAAGACAATTTTGGCGGAAACTTAAGACTTTTGCTGACAGGTTCAGCGCCTCTTGCGCCAAATGTTTTGACTTTTATGCGATGCGCACTCGGATGTGTCGTCGTTGAAGGATATGGACAAACAGAATGCAGTGCTCCGTGTACATTGACGGTGCAAGGAGATCATGATACAGGACATGTTGGTCCTCCAATTGCTTGTAATGCCGTGAAACTCGTAGACGTGCCCGAGATGGAATATTATGCGATCCAACAACAGGGTGAAATATGCATAAAGGGCACGAACGTGTTCCTCGGATATTACAAGGATCCAACAAAGACAGCAGAAGCAATTGACGCCGATGGATGGTTGCATACCGGAGACATTGGCGAATGGAGGAGAAATGGCACATTGAAAGTTATTGATCGCAGAAAACACATTTTCAAACTGAGTCAAGGCGAATATATCGTTCCTGAAAAGATTGAAAATGTCTATGTGCGAAGTCAATACATCGAACAAGTTTTCGTTCATGGAGAAAGTTTGAAg AGTTGTGTCGTTGCAATTGTCGTCCCTGATGTAGAAGTTGTTAAACGTTGGGCAAACCATAATGGTATCGCAGGAACATTGAGTGTGCTTTGCAACAATCCAGATGTAAAAGCTCTTATTTTAGCGGATATGTTAGAACTCGGAAAGAAATCAGgtttaaaatcttttgaacag GTTAAAGACATTTATCTGCATCCCGATCCATTTTCTGTACAAAATGGTCTTTTGACGCCTACCTTTAAATCAAGAAGACcggaaatcaaaaattatttcaagccCCAGTTAGATGATATGTATAAAACTTTAGATTGA
- the LOC134836107 gene encoding long-chain-fatty-acid--CoA ligase 1 isoform X2 gives MSCCGSAAPLRPPIDFAQQSETLRGPEQIHVSKFYKDSRDGKFLSYLHEDARTLYETFRKGAYDSNNGPCLGWREPVTAPYSWMTYNEALLRAKNFGSGLIALGLKPGPQTLVGIYSQNRPEWILFEQGCYCYSLALVPLYDTLGPDACSFIINKADLSIVAVEDDARINLLLDKAPRVLQKIIVIKEIKPATMQRAKNRGIDVLTFAEVEKLGALHNHPEVPPKPTDLCTICYTSGTTGDPKGVMLSHANLVAAICSVNLQFGDHKLRSTDIMLSFLPLAHMLERACENAVYYFGGAVGFFSGDIKRLADDLKALRPTVMPAVPRLLNRIYDKANSEAAKSKIKKLILSMAINSKEAELQKRIIRRNSIWDKLVFKKVQDNFGGNLRLLLTGSAPLAPNVLTFMRCALGCVVVEGYGQTECSAPCTLTVQGDHDTGHVGPPIACNAVKLVDVPEMEYYAIQQQGEICIKGTNVFLGYYKDPTKTAEAIDADGWLHTGDIGEWRRNGTLKVIDRRKHIFKLSQGEYIVPEKIENVYVRSQYIEQVFVHGESLKSCVVAIVVPDVEVVKRWANHNGIAGTLSVLCNNPDVKALILADMLELGKKSGLKSFEQVKDIYLHPDPFSVQNGLLTPTFKSRRPEIKNYFKPQLDDMYKTLD, from the exons ATGTCTTGTTGCGGATCAGCAGCGCCTTTAAGGCCCCCAATTGATTTTGCACAGCAAAGTGAAACATTAAGG GGTCCTGAACAAATACACGTCTCCAAGTTTTACAAAGACTCGAGAGATGGAAAATTCTTGAGTTATCTGCATGAAGATGCTCGAACCCTTTACGAAACATTTAGAAAAGGTGCTTACGATTCAAATAACGGACCATGTTTGGGTTGGAGAGAACCTGTAACAGCGCCCTATTCG tgGATGACATACAACGAAGCATTATTGCGAGCAAAGAATTTCGGATCAGGTCTCATTGCATTAGGATTGAAACCGGGCCCCCAAACTCTTGTCGgcatttattcacaaaatagACCGGAATGGATATTATTCGAGCAAGGATGTTATTGTTACTCGTTAGCGCTTGTGCCGTTATACGATACTTTGGGCCCCGATGCATGCTCGTTCATTATAAATAAGGCTGATTTAAGTATCGTTGCTGTCGAAGATGATGCACGGATAAATTTGTTGTTAGACAAAGCGCCTCGTGTGCTGCAAAAGATAATTGtaatcaaagaaattaaacCTGCGACAATGCAACGTGCGAAAAATCGCGGAATTGATGTATTGACATTTGCTGAAGTTGAAAAGTTAGGTGCGTTACACAATCATCCGGAAGTTCCCCCAAAACCAACGGATTTATGTACAATTTGTTATACATCAGGAACAACGG gcgaTCCAAAGGGAGTTATGTTATCGCATGCTAATCTCGTAGCAGCAATTTGTTCAGTTAATTTGCAATTCGGAGATCATAAACTGAGATCTACAGATATCATGTTGTCGTTCCTTCCTCTTGCGCATATGCTTGAGCGTGCATGTGAAAATGCCGTTTACTACTTTGGCGGAGCTGTGGGATTCTTTTCGGGCGATATAAAACGCCTTGCTGACGATTTAAAAGCCTTACGCCCTACTGTTATGCCTGCTGTGCCTCGATTACTGAATCGCATCTACGACAAAGCCAATTCGGAAGCCGCCAAATCTAAAATCAAAAAGCTCATTCTCAGTATGGCAATCAATTCGAAGGAAGCAGAGTTACAAAAACGCATAATTCGGCGCAACAGTATTTGGGATAAACTCGTGTTCAAAAAGGTACAAGACAATTTTGGCGGAAACTTAAGACTTTTGCTGACAGGTTCAGCGCCTCTTGCGCCAAATGTTTTGACTTTTATGCGATGCGCACTCGGATGTGTCGTCGTTGAAGGATATGGACAAACAGAATGCAGTGCTCCGTGTACATTGACGGTGCAAGGAGATCATGATACAGGACATGTTGGTCCTCCAATTGCTTGTAATGCCGTGAAACTCGTAGACGTGCCCGAGATGGAATATTATGCGATCCAACAACAGGGTGAAATATGCATAAAGGGCACGAACGTGTTCCTCGGATATTACAAGGATCCAACAAAGACAGCAGAAGCAATTGACGCCGATGGATGGTTGCATACCGGAGACATTGGCGAATGGAGGAGAAATGGCACATTGAAAGTTATTGATCGCAGAAAACACATTTTCAAACTGAGTCAAGGCGAATATATCGTTCCTGAAAAGATTGAAAATGTCTATGTGCGAAGTCAATACATCGAACAAGTTTTCGTTCATGGAGAAAGTTTGAAg AGTTGTGTCGTTGCAATTGTCGTCCCTGATGTAGAAGTTGTTAAACGTTGGGCAAACCATAATGGTATCGCAGGAACATTGAGTGTGCTTTGCAACAATCCAGATGTAAAAGCTCTTATTTTAGCGGATATGTTAGAACTCGGAAAGAAATCAGgtttaaaatcttttgaacag GTTAAAGACATTTATCTGCATCCCGATCCATTTTCTGTACAAAATGGTCTTTTGACGCCTACCTTTAAATCAAGAAGACcggaaatcaaaaattatttcaagccCCAGTTAGATGATATGTATAAAACTTTAGATTGA